The nucleotide window AATTGAGAACGCGACATCACCACGCCCGGTCTAGCGCTGAGCGCATCGAGCAAGCGGTATTCGGTCGGCGTCAGAGCTATCGTGTCACCGTGGATTCGGATACGATGCGCGTCGCGATCGATCTCGAACTCGTCGAACGACGTCGTTCCGCTGCGGGTCGCATCTCCGAGCGACCGTCGCAAGACCGCGTGGATGCGGGCGACAAGCTCCCTCGGGCTGAACGGCTTTGTGACGTAGTCGTCGGCGCCGGCCCTGAGACCGCGCAGCTTGTCAGGCTCGGTGGTACGGGCGGTGAGCATGATGATGGGCACGTTTCCACTCTTGCGCAATTCGCGGCAGACGTCCGTGCCGTCCAGCTCGGGCAGCATGAGATCGAGCACGACGAGATCGGGCGGGCGCTCTCTCGCGCGTTCGAGCGCGGCGAGCCCGCCAGTTGCGCTAGCAATCGAAAATCCTTCGTGTTCGAGGTAGAGCCGCAGCGTGCCGAGAGTCTTCTCGTCGTCCTCGACGATCAGGATGTGGCGGACCGAGTCCATCGTGGGTCCTACGGTTTGATGTGTCGTGTCCAGCGTACGATTTCAACGCCGAGATCTTCGGCTGCGGGCGGATCGATATTGGCAAGCACGACGACGGTGTAATCGGTGTCGGATTCCATGTCGAGGAACGCGTTCCATCCAGCCGTGCCGCCGGCAACGCCAAACGAGGACCCCGGCGGCAGCATCCACTTCGTCCACCTTGGATCCAGCAGACCTCCGGACCTCAGTGCCGTCGCGAAGTTCAAGAGATCACCCGCTGTTGAGAACGCGCCTCCCGCGGAGCTTCCGCGCGCCGGCTCGACGAAAATAGTCGTGTGCGCGGGCTCACCGGGGGCCGGGCGCGAGTAACCCGTTGCGCGGCCGCGCATCACGTCGTCGGCGAACGGATACCCCGAGTGCGTCATGCCGGCGGGCGCGAATATGTGTCTGGCGACGTAGTCGTAGTAGTTCTCTCCCGACGCTTTCTGCACGATCAACCCGAGCACCAAATACCCACCGTTTGAATACAGATTGCCCGTCCCCGGCGGAAACGCAAGCGGATCGGTCGCGAACGCCGGCAGATAGTCTTCTAGCGAGCGGAACTCGCCGGGCGGGGTTCGCGCAAATTTCGGCGTGAAGAAATCACCGATGCCCGAACTCATGTCCACAAGCTGCGCGATGGTGACAGCCTTGGCCGCTTGGTTCGGATAGTCGGGGAGCCATTTCCCAATCGTGTCGCTTTCCGAGATCTTACCCTGCTGCAAGAGCTGACCTATCGCCACGTGGGTGAAGAGCTTACCTATGGAACTGATGTTGAAGCGCGTCTGCATAGTGTTGGCGACGCCGTATTCGACACTTGCGCTTCCATACGCGCGGCTGAAGAACGGCGCACCGGCTTTCGCGACGAGCACGGTGCCCGAATAAAAGCCATGCGTCGCGGCACTGCCGATGTAGGCGTTCAAGTCGCGCACGAACGATAGCTCCGTCACGGATGCGCCGATGACCGGCGGCGCCAGCGCCGGTTCAAAATCGACGCGGCTCAGCAGGGTGACGCTTGGCAGTTTGAACCACATCACCACGTGATACACCGCACCATTCTTTCCGAACGCAAGTACGGTGGTCTGGCGCGGGCCCGCGTCGACGATGCCTTTGAGAGTCAGTTCGCCGATTTCGCGGCGGGTCTTGAGGTAGGCAGCGACGAGGGCGCCGTCCGGCACAAGAACTCGCAGAGCAGTGGGCGACGAGCTGTTGAACGCGGTCATAAAGCTACGCGCGACGGCTATGCGCGGACCATCATCGTTGGGCGGACCGGCCGGATCGGCATTTGCCGGCGTCATGAACAGGAGCATGATAAGAACGGAAGCGAGCTTGCGCATAGGCAAAAGATAACAAGCCGGTGTTATGGTTCGATGAAGACGCGCGTGCACGAGTCTCGCTATACAGACATCCCAAATGAAATCGGCTGCAGACCAATTCGCTATCTGCAACCGCCGATCGCTTACGTCGCCGGCGCGGCCTGATCGGGCTCTTTGTGGGCCGTCTCGTCGCCTTCGCGAGACTTGAAACCGATCTTGAGATGAGTTCCATCGCAAAACGGCTTGTCGTTCGAATGGCCGCAGCGGCAAAGGGCCATTTTTTGACCCGCCGGTATCCGGTGGCCGCTTGGCCACACGAGTTCGACGTCACCGACGATGAGGTTCGGACCATCGACGCTCGGGGTGATGCGCACGGTGCCTGCCATGTTGTCTCCAATCTCTATCGCGACGGATATCTATTGACATTACAACGGGGCAGGCATGCTCCTTCATCCGGCTATTCAGGTCGCGTTCAGATACTACTTGATTATTCGCACTATTGCGGCAGATCGGACGGTTGGATGGTGACGCGAAAGACAGGTTGTGTGCCGTTTGCTTGTTCGACCAAGAACACTTTTACCGGTTTGAAGCCATCCTTCAGGGTGAAGCGGAATGACTGCCGGGCCGCCGCGCCGGGCTGCAGCGTGTAAAGCGACTCTTCCGGATCGCCGCCATAGGAATTGAGCACGATGCCGTCCGCGTCTGCAAGCGAGACGCTGAGATAGCCCGTGCGCCGGTCATTCGTACCATTGGACACGATGCACGAGAACACGATTCCCGTCTGGCCGGCCTGCAACCCCATGTCATCCTTTGGAGTCGGCGCCCGGAACGACATCTTTTTAATGCGGATGTGACCGTTGAACAGGGTGGACGACATTGTGCCGCTCAGCCCCTTCAACTGATTGGCCCCGCCCGGCATCGGCGTCGACGTTCCGCCGGCAGCCGACGAAGCCGTCGCGAAGGACCCGAGTAAGCCGATCACGGCAAGGGTCATCCCGACAAATCTATTCATTTCATTCTCCTAAGTAACTGCGTGCGATAGAAGACTAGCCTATCAGGTCACCGTGCCGTCTGCATGCCGGAATCTCCTTGGCCCGGCACGCGGCTTCCGCACGCGTCTAGCACGCCTGGGTGATATGCTCCGGTCGAGATATGAGGGCTCGCACGGGCCGCGTAGGTCCGATCGGCGATACCCGAAATCTGGAGGGACTGAAATCATGCATTCTTGGAAAGCTCGCCTCGCGCTATTTGTGGCGGCGATGGCGGCAGTTTCGACCGCGATCGCGTCCATCGGCCCGGCACGGGCGGCGGTAGAATCGATTTTCTCGTGCGATTCCATTAAGCCGTGCCTACAATGGAATAACAGCGGATCCGGCGACTCGATCAAGGGCGTTTCGACAAGCGGCGCCGCGATCGAAGGCCAGACGAAGTTCAACAGCAACGGTAAGACGGCCGGCAAGTCCGGAATGATCGGTGCGGACGTCAGCACCGCCGGCACACTCAACAGCGGCGTGAGCGGCACGTCGACCAACGGCACGGGCGTGACCGGCACCGAAACCGGATCTGCCGGGCAAAATGGCGTGGCAGGCTTCTCGGCGAGCACGTTCGGGAGCGGCGTTTACGGCCAGAATAGCTCAACCGGAGCCGGCGTGGCCGGAAGTAACACGTCGACATCTCGCAGCAGCGGAGCATCAGGCCTGCTTGCCAACGGCGGGGCGGCAAATGACGGGATTCATTCTTTTGCGGGTAGCGGGAACGCACTCTATGCATTCTCTCAAAGCGGCACGGCACTTTTTGCGAACCAGGGCGCCAACACGACCGCTCCTGAGCTTTACCTCCAGGACACGTCGAGCTCGAAAAACGCCATCATCCAGGCAGTCGGCCCATCGGGAGACGTCTTCGATGTCTTCAGTGGCGGCGGCGTAAGCACACAGGGAAATCTGATCGTCTCGGGTGCCGGCGCTTTCGGTGGCAATACAAGCGTCACCGGAAACCTCGTGGTGTCGTCGAGTTCTGGAAGCTCATTTACTAACTCGGCGGGTAACAACCACGACACCCTAACCGTGTACGCCGGCGGCGTCGGCACGGATAGCGAAGTGTTTACGGTAAGAGACCACAATGGGGGGGAAGAGATGCTCGCCACCGACACGGGCGACGTCATCATCGAGGGCTTGCTTTACTCGCGGGGTAGCTGCATCAACGGCTGCATGGTCGGCGAAAAGCACTTGCGCTCGGTGGCCGAGTACGCCCCGGTCGAAACCGAACCGACGATCGAGGACAACGGCGAAGCAACGCTTACCGGCGGATCGGCGTATGTCGCGCTGGATCCGAAATTCGCAAACGTCATCGACAAGACAGCCGCGTATCTCGTCTCGGTGACTCCGGAAGG belongs to Candidatus Eremiobacteraceae bacterium and includes:
- a CDS encoding response regulator transcription factor; this encodes MDSVRHILIVEDDEKTLGTLRLYLEHEGFSIASATGGLAALERARERPPDLVVLDLMLPELDGTDVCRELRKSGNVPIIMLTARTTEPDKLRGLRAGADDYVTKPFSPRELVARIHAVLRRSLGDATRSGTTSFDEFEIDRDAHRIRIHGDTIALTPTEYRLLDALSARPGVVMSRSQLVERSLGWDYDGTDRTIDVHVRNIRRKLEASGGNPQRIRTILGTGYLFVAHADE
- a CDS encoding serine hydrolase domain-containing protein; translation: MRKLASVLIMLLFMTPANADPAGPPNDDGPRIAVARSFMTAFNSSSPTALRVLVPDGALVAAYLKTRREIGELTLKGIVDAGPRQTTVLAFGKNGAVYHVVMWFKLPSVTLLSRVDFEPALAPPVIGASVTELSFVRDLNAYIGSAATHGFYSGTVLVAKAGAPFFSRAYGSASVEYGVANTMQTRFNISSIGKLFTHVAIGQLLQQGKISESDTIGKWLPDYPNQAAKAVTIAQLVDMSSGIGDFFTPKFARTPPGEFRSLEDYLPAFATDPLAFPPGTGNLYSNGGYLVLGLIVQKASGENYYDYVARHIFAPAGMTHSGYPFADDVMRGRATGYSRPAPGEPAHTTIFVEPARGSSAGGAFSTAGDLLNFATALRSGGLLDPRWTKWMLPPGSSFGVAGGTAGWNAFLDMESDTDYTVVVLANIDPPAAEDLGVEIVRWTRHIKP
- a CDS encoding CDGSH iron-sulfur domain-containing protein, with amino-acid sequence MAGTVRITPSVDGPNLIVGDVELVWPSGHRIPAGQKMALCRCGHSNDKPFCDGTHLKIGFKSREGDETAHKEPDQAAPAT